The Vibrio bathopelagicus genomic sequence AAAAAACAGAATGGCACCGTGTTGCTCTGTTTGGCAAGTTGGCGGAAGTTGCTGGTGAGTACCTACGTAAAGGTTCTCAAGTTTACATTGAAGGTCAACTTCAAACTCGTAAATGGCAAGATCAAAGCGGTCAAGACCGTTACACAACAGAAGTGGTTGTTCAAGGCTTCAACGGTGTAATGCAAATGCTTGGTGGCCGTGCTCAAGGTGGTGCTCCTGCTCAAGGTGGTATGGGGAACAACCAACAGCAAGGTGGTTGGGGTCAGCCACAGCAGCCACAACAACAGCAGCAACAATACAGTGCTCCAGCTCAACAGCAGCAAAAAGCACCTCAACAACAAGCTCCACAGCAGGCTCAACCTCAATATAATGAGCCGCCAATGGATTTTGATGATGACATCCCATTTTAGGAAACGTATAAGTTAATACTGTAAATAAAAACGGTAGACTTGTAACGTAATACACTCTAACCCAGCAGAAATGCTGGGTTTTTTTTATTTTACACTTTTTAAAACGATAAAGTTGTGATTATATGGTGATTACGTATATTGAAAGTGTAAAAATAAAGGCTTCAGGGTATGGCTACATACACTATTGAAACACTGGTTTTTGAAAATGGTGAACGCTATCCGGTTTTGGTGGACGAGGAGGCGATGCCCCACTTCCATGTGACATTGTGGGTGACTTCCAAGTTACGCTCGGTCGGCAAAGCTGAAAACACCATTACAAATAAGATCAATCATGTGAAGTGGTTTTTAGGTTGGCAGGAAAAGGAGCAGCGAGACCTGTATGCCGAGTTTCAAAAAGGGATGTTTCTTAGCGAAAAAGATATCGAGAGTATTAAATCTTATCTTGCTTTGGATATTCATCACTTAAAAGGTGTTAAAAGAAAAGTTAGTAAAGGTAGAAACAAAGTCGTCAGTATGATTGACGAACCTAAATTAATTGATGTAATGCCGTCTGTTGGTCGTAACCACCATTACAACCGTATGACGTCTGTCATAGAATATTTAACCTTCCTTGCCAAGTTGGCAGTCAGTCGAACAGCTAACGAAAAGCTCTACCGTTCCATTAATCAAATGGAGAAGCAATTCAAGGCCGCCCGTCCTAAAGGAAAGGGCAAAAATGTGCAGGATAAAACAAACAGTAAAGCTATCCCTGATGGCTTAGTTCAAGAGTTTATGGCTGCGGCGCACTTTGAGCACCCTAAGAACCCGTTCAAACATAAAGATACCCGCCTTCGCAATCATTTGATGTTCCACCTAATGGATAAACATGGTATTCGGCGTGGTGAAATGCTTTCTCTAATGCTGACAGACATGACACTCCATGGTGATAAAAAGTCGATTTGGGTTAGGCGGACACATGATGACAAGAATGATGCACGCACTAAGCAGCCTGTAGCTAAGACAAAAGAGAGGATGCTGCGGATCAGCAACGAGACAACCGAGTTGCTTAGTCACTACATTACTGAGTGCCGCGCCAAAACCCCCAATGCCAATAAGCACCCCTACCTTTTTGTTACACATCGTAAATGCTCTACTCAGGGGCACCCAGTCTCTGAATCTACGTTTGATAACACCATCGTGCCTATGATGAAGGCTGTCGATGCAAGGTTTGAAGTTATTCATCCACACTTCTTCAGGCACAGCTGGAATGAGGTTTTTTCAGAAAAAGTTGACAAAAACAATGAGTTGGCAGCATTTGGTGTGAATGGGTATAAACACATAGATAGTGGCACAGAGGCTAAAATGCGTAAGCATCAGATGGGACACTCCAGTGAGACATCGGGGAATGTTTACAACCAGCGCCATGTCACTAGAAAAGCTAACGAAGTATCCCTTATGGAACAAGAAGATCTTCAAAGGAAGGCTGCTGAAGCCAGAAAAGAATTAGAAAAAAATGGAGACGGTAATGAGTAATCTTGCGTTGGTGGCTTCAAGGCAAACCGCTTTATCCAGTCTGGCATCACCACTGAAAACTTCACGGGATGGATACAGCTTTGATATTAATGCCGATACGTGGGTCTTGAATAAGGACATGACAGTCCGCTTTCAGCACGAAGTATTGTCATTAGAGCCGAAAACCCATGAGGGGTTCAGGAAGTCACTGGCACGGTATGCGGAAGAGGCTTCAGCCGCCCACACCTTAAACATGTATATGCGATTTCAGCGGATGGTACGTGACACAGGGTGCAAGTCCGTAGATGAGCATGTTGTCCGTAACTGGCGAGCTATGCTTGACGATGAGCACGAATGGTACTTGGGGTCGCTTCGTAGCTTTTTAATTAGCTGGTACGACTATGGCTACAGTGGTATCAGCAGCCAAGTGGTAAGGGTTTTGGAGGGAATGAGATTAGCTGGCAACAAAAAAGGGGTAGCCATTGCCAATCGATGTCCGTACTCAGGAGCACTGACCCAGAACGAGCAAATTGCAGTTACAAACGAGCTGATTCGGCTGTTTGCGGAAGATAAAATCTCTTTACCGTGCTATAGCTACCTATTTCTTCTGCAAGCTACAGCAAGACGAGCAATACAACTGCGCCAGTTAAAGGCGAAAGACCTTTTAAAAGAACACTGCCCAAAAACAGGTGCGGTTAATTTCTACCTCAACATCCCTCGCGCTAAGCAGCGGGGTGTTGGATTTAGGGGGGGATTTAAGAAGCTAGCTATCACAGAAGAACTTTACTTAACTCTTATCAACCTGATTGAGCAAGAGCAAGAAAAGCTGAGCAAGTTTTTGGGAGGGAAGCTAACAGAGAGGCAAAAGGGATTAACGCCACTGTTGATTGATTGGTCAACGACTAAACATCTGCTCGGTCGAATGCGTTATGAAAAGACTGATGTTGGAACGTTAGACGGGCTTCTGTCTACAGATGTTTTTCATATGTCCACAGTTCAGCTAGCCGACGGTTTCATGCGAAAAGTCAGCCTTTTCAACGAAGCTGTCAGTGAACGTACAGGTGATATTATCCAGCTTTCTGCACGGCGTTTCCGCCGTACCCGTGGGACTAATCTTGGTCGTAAAGGCGTAAGTGTTTTTGTTATTGCTGAAGCCTTAGATCAGTCAGACACCCAAAACGTCAAGGTGTACACAGAAAACACGGCTGACACAGTCACTTATATCGACAAGGCTATTGGCACCCTTTGCCAAGGCTTTCAAGGGGCAGATCATCGAGGAGGTAGGTGATGGCGAACGCCGTGACGACCCATCGGCACGTATTCCAAATAAAGATAATGAGGTTGTCGGTGCCTGTGGCACCAATGACTTCTGTTTGAAAGGCTACGAAGCCTGTTACCTGTGCGAAAAATTCCGCCCCCTTCTGGATGCCCCTCATGAGAAGTTCCTAGATAGCCTCTATGCAGAGAAAGAGGCACGGTTGAAAGCAACTAAAAGCGAGCAATACGCCTCGACCAAGGATACGCTGATTCTTGCTGTGGAATGGGTGGTGCAAGCATGTACAGAGATGAAAAAGCTCGGGAGGTTGAGTAGTTATGACAAGTAATGTGATTCGGTTTACGCCAAAAGCGGAACTCACAGGGATGCAAAACCTTAACGGGTTCATTATTAGCTGCCGTACCCATTTGACTGCGTTTGATACTAATAACTGGCACGAAAACAAATGGGAGACCCTGAAAGGTAAGCGTAAGGTTGTAGCTCGCTTTTCTACTAAATTAAAGCCATCAAATTCGTATCACTATGAACCTATTTCTGCTCCGTTCTTAGATTTTGCTAAGGCGTATATTAAGAACTTGTATACGGATAAGCCTGTAGCCAATTTACAACGCCACATGGAAGCCATTCGGGTGCTTGAAGAGGCGTTGATTCTGGCTACGGGTAAGGCTGACATTTTGTTGCTCGATGGTACCGTATTGGAGCGATTGGATGAGGTATTTCATCACCAACTCTCTGAAGCAACAGCAAGAAACAAAGCGGGCTATCAAATGGAGTTGATGCTTGATTTCTGTCGGGATCAACTTATCACGCCTAGCTTGCCAGAGTGGTCTAATCCTTACGGCAAGGATAGCGATCTGACGATTTCGCTTGATGCAAAAGGTAAGGAATATCGAACGGGAAATCTGCCAAGCTCAGAGGAGATGATGCTTGTCGCTGAGGTTTTCAGTAAAGCTCCGCAGCTAGGTGTTGAAGCGGAATACTTTACGGCTCTTTACGCACTGTTGATGACTGCTCCCTCTAGAGCATCTGAGCAAACAGTATTGCCTGTAGATTGCTTAGTGTGGGAAGAAGACCGCGCTGGTGACCAAAAACTGGGTATTCGCTGGGTGCCAGCCAAAAAAGGGAAAGAGGGTATTAAGTGGGTGCCAACTGTAATGCAAGACATTGTGGTGGAGGCGGTTGAACGCCTTAAGCGCATCGGTGCCCCAGCCCGTAATGCCGCCAAGTTTGCCGAGGAGCACCCCGAGCGGTTTATGGTAC encodes the following:
- a CDS encoding site-specific integrase, with amino-acid sequence MATYTIETLVFENGERYPVLVDEEAMPHFHVTLWVTSKLRSVGKAENTITNKINHVKWFLGWQEKEQRDLYAEFQKGMFLSEKDIESIKSYLALDIHHLKGVKRKVSKGRNKVVSMIDEPKLIDVMPSVGRNHHYNRMTSVIEYLTFLAKLAVSRTANEKLYRSINQMEKQFKAARPKGKGKNVQDKTNSKAIPDGLVQEFMAAAHFEHPKNPFKHKDTRLRNHLMFHLMDKHGIRRGEMLSLMLTDMTLHGDKKSIWVRRTHDDKNDARTKQPVAKTKERMLRISNETTELLSHYITECRAKTPNANKHPYLFVTHRKCSTQGHPVSESTFDNTIVPMMKAVDARFEVIHPHFFRHSWNEVFSEKVDKNNELAAFGVNGYKHIDSGTEAKMRKHQMGHSSETSGNVYNQRHVTRKANEVSLMEQEDLQRKAAEARKELEKNGDGNE
- a CDS encoding single-stranded DNA-binding protein, which produces MASRGVNKVILVGNLGNDPEIRYMPNGGAVANITIATSESWRDKATGEQREKTEWHRVALFGKLAEVAGEYLRKGSQVYIEGQLQTRKWQDQSGQDRYTTEVVVQGFNGVMQMLGGRAQGGAPAQGGMGNNQQQGGWGQPQQPQQQQQQYSAPAQQQQKAPQQQAPQQAQPQYNEPPMDFDDDIPF
- a CDS encoding site-specific integrase, with amino-acid sequence MSNLALVASRQTALSSLASPLKTSRDGYSFDINADTWVLNKDMTVRFQHEVLSLEPKTHEGFRKSLARYAEEASAAHTLNMYMRFQRMVRDTGCKSVDEHVVRNWRAMLDDEHEWYLGSLRSFLISWYDYGYSGISSQVVRVLEGMRLAGNKKGVAIANRCPYSGALTQNEQIAVTNELIRLFAEDKISLPCYSYLFLLQATARRAIQLRQLKAKDLLKEHCPKTGAVNFYLNIPRAKQRGVGFRGGFKKLAITEELYLTLINLIEQEQEKLSKFLGGKLTERQKGLTPLLIDWSTTKHLLGRMRYEKTDVGTLDGLLSTDVFHMSTVQLADGFMRKVSLFNEAVSERTGDIIQLSARRFRRTRGTNLGRKGVSVFVIAEALDQSDTQNVKVYTENTADTVTYIDKAIGTLCQGFQGADHRGGR